A genomic window from Streptomyces sp. HUAS YS2 includes:
- a CDS encoding SDR family NAD(P)-dependent oxidoreductase, which produces MTGMNSTAPQSSRVVAITGAGTGIGRATARAFAAEGAHVVAIGRRTEPLKETAAGHGRIKPLAADITAGGEPERIIHAVRETHGRLDVLVNNAGIVRSGTLGTLTPEMIAAQLATNLIAPILLAQAALPLLEASGGVILNVSTSVGQRAWPGSSVYAATKTALELLTRSWAVELAPRGIRVVAVAPGAIDTPIGEHQGLTPERTAAVREWQLAHTPLGRIGRPEEVAWAVTQLAAPEASFVTGVVLPVDGGAVVA; this is translated from the coding sequence ATGACCGGCATGAACAGCACCGCACCACAGAGCAGCAGGGTCGTCGCCATCACCGGGGCGGGCACCGGGATCGGCCGGGCCACCGCCCGCGCCTTCGCCGCCGAGGGCGCCCACGTAGTCGCGATCGGACGGCGCACGGAACCGCTCAAGGAGACCGCTGCCGGGCACGGCCGGATCAAGCCGCTGGCCGCCGACATCACCGCCGGGGGCGAGCCCGAGCGAATCATCCACGCTGTACGGGAGACACATGGCCGGCTGGACGTGCTGGTCAACAACGCCGGCATCGTGCGCAGCGGCACCCTCGGCACGCTGACGCCGGAGATGATCGCGGCGCAGCTTGCCACCAACCTCATCGCCCCCATCCTGCTGGCCCAGGCAGCGCTGCCGCTCCTGGAGGCGTCGGGCGGGGTGATTCTCAATGTCAGCACGTCGGTGGGGCAGCGGGCCTGGCCGGGCAGCTCGGTCTATGCCGCGACCAAGACCGCCCTGGAATTGCTGACCCGCAGCTGGGCGGTCGAGCTGGCACCCCGTGGGATCCGGGTCGTGGCTGTCGCCCCCGGCGCGATCGACACCCCCATCGGCGAACATCAGGGCCTGACGCCGGAGCGAACGGCCGCAGTACGGGAATGGCAGTTGGCACACACCCCGCTGGGCCGGATCGGCCGACCCGAGGAGGTGGCCTGGGCGGTCACCCAGCTTGCTGCACCGGAGGCGTCGTTCGTCACCGGAGTCGTACTCCCGGTCGACGGCGGAGCCGTCGTGGCGTGA
- a CDS encoding RICIN domain-containing protein, protein MNKIKQRWRVRRAAQAVTATVALVVGFCAGTGAVHAEDDPVLAPSSSFKLTAAKDLRGDVAAGLAANNNLDPINLSSLPLTGTGKAGLCYPEPFHPGVHADGYCWNNSDDSGLATPGAPDRWTPQGISIPHSASVDNDGYWPATGSARRRWEVVSWHNNKDYAKEPWETIKFRFVDRSQATPRWVDVLPVTVDRYGNVSTVTGHGDSVVWYGDNLIMGTGYRLEVYSLSNLQRNDYPATTRDYQYVLPLTLQYWTTATERSCTPLQGLEPCLTSLSFDRENSSLVSSEWQPRTVNGVVQSPKGRIVRWPFNQTTWLPKSANGSEVGDSYASAAWYSNVLGMQGAVYTGGHFYISGECPNGWNLDNSNGYRKGAASCIFKAAPGTSVYLNATVLTMAPDMSQNLDWDANRVRLRGISEVIQDEQDYPQRLVFELNHVADYIPTFRLKNVHSGKCLVPYLNGLKDNLTVMQVDCSGKIAQGWYEDGNSFRNFQSKRCLSVKDGSSADNAVLVQFECRNYPTQNWGWYSSNVPGGFLLKNLGSGKCATPYNSSALDTHAVQWPCYVDGRSHAWYPTY, encoded by the coding sequence ATGAATAAGATCAAACAACGTTGGCGCGTGCGCCGAGCGGCACAGGCCGTGACGGCAACTGTCGCTCTGGTGGTGGGCTTTTGCGCCGGCACAGGAGCGGTTCACGCCGAGGACGATCCGGTTCTGGCGCCCTCGTCCTCCTTCAAGCTGACCGCTGCCAAGGATCTCCGTGGGGACGTCGCCGCCGGACTCGCAGCGAACAACAACCTCGACCCGATCAATTTGTCGAGCCTGCCGCTGACAGGGACAGGGAAGGCTGGACTGTGCTATCCGGAGCCATTCCATCCGGGTGTGCATGCTGACGGTTACTGCTGGAACAACTCCGACGACAGCGGTTTGGCGACCCCGGGCGCCCCTGACCGGTGGACGCCGCAGGGTATCTCGATCCCTCACAGTGCCTCCGTCGACAATGACGGATATTGGCCTGCCACGGGTAGTGCCCGTCGGCGCTGGGAGGTGGTCTCTTGGCACAACAACAAGGACTACGCCAAGGAGCCCTGGGAGACGATCAAGTTCAGGTTCGTTGACCGTTCCCAGGCCACCCCGCGCTGGGTCGACGTTCTGCCCGTCACGGTGGACCGGTACGGCAATGTGAGCACCGTGACAGGCCACGGCGACAGTGTGGTCTGGTACGGCGACAACCTGATCATGGGAACCGGATACCGGCTCGAGGTCTACAGCCTTTCGAACCTTCAGAGGAACGACTATCCGGCGACTACACGCGACTATCAATACGTACTTCCCCTCACCCTCCAGTACTGGACGACGGCGACAGAGAGATCCTGTACACCCCTTCAAGGGCTTGAGCCTTGCCTGACCTCGCTGAGCTTCGACCGCGAAAACAGTTCCCTCGTGTCATCCGAATGGCAGCCCCGGACAGTCAACGGGGTTGTTCAAAGCCCTAAGGGGCGGATCGTGCGGTGGCCGTTCAATCAGACCACGTGGTTGCCGAAGTCTGCCAACGGATCCGAAGTCGGCGACTCCTACGCCTCAGCAGCCTGGTACTCGAATGTCCTGGGCATGCAGGGCGCCGTGTACACGGGCGGGCATTTCTACATCAGCGGCGAATGCCCCAATGGGTGGAACCTCGATAACAGCAACGGATACAGGAAGGGAGCAGCCTCCTGTATTTTCAAGGCTGCCCCGGGCACCTCTGTGTACCTCAATGCGACGGTCCTGACCATGGCACCTGACATGTCGCAGAACCTGGACTGGGACGCAAACAGAGTGCGCCTGCGGGGCATCAGCGAGGTGATCCAGGACGAGCAGGACTACCCGCAGCGGCTCGTGTTCGAACTCAATCACGTTGCCGACTATATCCCTACATTCCGCCTCAAGAATGTTCACAGCGGAAAGTGCCTGGTCCCTTACCTGAACGGCTTGAAAGACAATCTCACCGTCATGCAGGTCGACTGCAGCGGGAAGATTGCGCAAGGCTGGTACGAAGACGGGAATTCTTTCCGCAACTTCCAGAGCAAGCGATGCCTGTCCGTAAAGGATGGGAGCAGTGCAGATAATGCCGTGCTGGTGCAATTCGAATGCCGTAACTACCCGACTCAGAATTGGGGCTGGTACAGCAGTAACGTCCCAGGCGGGTTCTTGCTGAAGAACCTGGGTAGCGGCAAGTGCGCGACTCCCTATAACTCCAGCGCCTTGGACACCCACGCCGTGCAGTGGCCGTGTTACGTCGACGGCCGCAGTCACGCATGGTATCCCACCTACTAG
- a CDS encoding oxygenase MpaB family protein, which yields MGWPPPTVDDLRERLGSELFRRVAGPSGEKTRARIHETPGPRWFGPDRPIRTVHGDAAMFTGGLAALLLQSLHPLAMAAVAAHSGFRGDPWGRLQRTSTFLAVTTFGTADDARRAVERVRVVHERVRGTTPDGREYHASDPHLLGWVHVAEVDSFLRAHRRYGKYPLDLAGYDGYVADTARIAEELGVERPPRSLAELARRMEAYRGELDGTREARETARYLLLSPPIPWQARAPYALLAAGAVELLPSWARGQLGLPTLPGPARAAARVGGRVATVGIRWVMAPPPPDAVPLPRARPGGPSRR from the coding sequence ATGGGATGGCCGCCTCCCACCGTGGACGACCTGAGGGAACGGCTCGGCAGCGAGCTCTTCCGGCGCGTCGCCGGTCCTTCGGGCGAGAAGACGCGCGCCCGTATCCACGAGACGCCCGGACCGCGGTGGTTCGGCCCCGACCGTCCGATCCGCACGGTCCACGGCGACGCCGCGATGTTCACCGGGGGGCTGGCGGCGCTGCTGCTGCAGTCGCTGCACCCGCTGGCCATGGCGGCCGTGGCGGCGCATTCGGGGTTCCGGGGCGACCCGTGGGGCAGGCTGCAGCGGACCAGTACGTTTCTGGCGGTCACGACGTTCGGTACGGCCGATGACGCACGGCGTGCGGTGGAGCGCGTCCGTGTGGTCCACGAGCGGGTGCGGGGCACCACGCCCGACGGGCGGGAGTACCACGCCTCCGATCCGCATCTGCTGGGCTGGGTGCACGTAGCCGAGGTCGACAGTTTTCTGCGGGCTCACCGGCGCTACGGGAAGTACCCGCTCGACCTCGCGGGCTACGACGGCTATGTGGCGGACACAGCCCGGATCGCTGAGGAGTTGGGCGTGGAGCGCCCGCCCCGGAGCCTGGCCGAGCTGGCGCGGCGGATGGAAGCGTACCGAGGCGAGCTCGACGGGACCCGCGAAGCCCGGGAGACCGCCCGGTACTTGCTGTTGAGCCCCCCGATCCCCTGGCAGGCCCGGGCACCCTACGCGCTGCTCGCGGCGGGTGCGGTGGAACTGCTGCCGTCGTGGGCGCGTGGTCAGCTGGGTCTTCCCACGCTCCCCGGGCCGGCGAGGGCGGCCGCGCGCGTGGGAGGGCGGGTGGCGACCGTGGGGATCCGCTGGGTGATGGCTCCGCCCCCGCCGGACGCGGTCCCTCTCCCACGTGCGCGCCCCGGCGGACCGTCGCGTCGGTGA
- a CDS encoding catalase — protein sequence MTESRPATTTDSGAPVESDEHSLTVGPGGPILLQDAYLIEQMAQFNRERIPERQPHAKGSGAFGRFEVTHDVSRYTKAALFQPGTRTDLVVRFSTVAGERGSPDTWRDPRGFAVKFYTSEGNYDMVGNNTPVFFVKDPMKFQHFIRSQKRRADSNLRDHDMQWDFWTLSPESAHQVTWLMGDRGIPRSWRHMNGYTSHTYMWINASGERSWVKYHFKTDQGIEFLTQAEADRLAGVDPDYHMRDLFEHIRDGDFPSWTLQVQVMPYEDAAAYRFNPFDLTKVWPHGDYPLIPVGRMTLDRNPTDNHAEIEQAAFQPNNFVPGIGPSPDRMLLARLFSYADAHRARIGANYQQLPVNAPVVDVHTYSKDGAMAYRKTSDPVYAPNSKGGPAADTERYGSPPRWTADGEITRTAYVSHPEDDDWGQPGTLVREVLDDAARDRLVDNVVGHLLDGVSEPVLQRALTYWTNIDAALGKRITEGVRAQQGS from the coding sequence ATGACCGAGAGCCGACCCGCGACGACGACCGACTCCGGCGCCCCGGTGGAGAGCGACGAGCACTCGCTCACCGTGGGTCCCGGCGGCCCGATCCTTCTCCAGGACGCCTACCTGATCGAGCAAATGGCTCAGTTCAATCGGGAACGGATCCCGGAACGCCAGCCGCACGCCAAGGGCAGCGGCGCCTTCGGCCGCTTCGAGGTCACCCACGACGTCAGCCGCTACACGAAGGCCGCACTGTTCCAGCCTGGAACCCGCACCGATCTCGTCGTCCGCTTCTCGACGGTGGCCGGCGAGCGCGGCAGCCCGGACACCTGGCGCGACCCCCGCGGCTTCGCGGTGAAGTTCTACACCTCCGAAGGCAACTACGACATGGTCGGCAACAACACGCCGGTCTTCTTCGTCAAGGACCCGATGAAGTTTCAGCACTTCATCCGCTCCCAGAAGCGCCGCGCCGACAGCAACCTGCGCGACCACGACATGCAGTGGGACTTCTGGACCCTCTCCCCCGAGTCCGCGCACCAGGTGACCTGGCTGATGGGCGACCGCGGCATCCCCCGGTCCTGGCGCCACATGAACGGCTACACCTCCCACACGTACATGTGGATCAACGCGTCCGGCGAGCGGTCCTGGGTGAAGTACCACTTCAAGACCGACCAGGGCATCGAGTTCCTCACCCAGGCCGAGGCCGACCGGCTGGCGGGCGTGGACCCGGATTACCACATGCGGGACCTCTTCGAGCACATCCGGGACGGGGACTTCCCCTCGTGGACGCTGCAGGTGCAGGTGATGCCGTACGAGGACGCCGCGGCGTACCGGTTCAACCCGTTCGACCTCACCAAGGTCTGGCCGCACGGCGACTACCCGCTCATCCCGGTGGGCCGCATGACGCTGGACCGCAACCCCACCGACAACCACGCCGAGATCGAGCAGGCCGCCTTCCAGCCGAACAACTTCGTCCCCGGCATCGGGCCGAGCCCGGACCGGATGCTGCTGGCCCGGCTCTTCTCGTACGCGGACGCCCACCGGGCCCGTATCGGCGCCAACTACCAGCAGCTTCCGGTGAACGCGCCCGTCGTCGACGTCCACACGTACTCCAAGGACGGGGCGATGGCGTACCGGAAGACCTCCGACCCGGTCTACGCGCCGAACTCCAAGGGCGGACCCGCCGCGGACACCGAGCGGTACGGGAGCCCCCCGAGATGGACCGCTGACGGCGAGATCACCCGGACGGCCTACGTCTCCCATCCGGAGGACGACGACTGGGGGCAGCCCGGCACCCTCGTACGTGAGGTCCTGGACGACGCGGCCCGCGACCGCCTCGTGGACAACGTCGTCGGCCACCTCCTCGACGGCGTGAGCGAGCCGGTCCTGCAGCGTGCCCTCACGTACTGGACGAACATCGACGCCGCCCTCGGCAAGCGCATCACCGAGGGCGTCCGTGCCCAGCAGGGCTCGTAG
- a CDS encoding ATP-binding cassette domain-containing protein, with the protein MSWRIDRRAVLFLLACPVVTGAAAAVLLAATARAMRPLFGTGAVADRLHEALPALVVVGVAAAVTRVATIVATYAERRITPRLTTETDTALVAAVCRVEASAYAVDGFSDRQEAAEMGVIRTHVMVADAQRFLSALVRMVTAAGALSVLNPLMLPLLLLAVLPAGVGAVLTARVDYEIHYANIADRNVRGMMRWWSTSSKYGDEVRANSMTDYLLFWYRSLSDRCDRRNLAAAPRTLRIQLLSSFVAGIFLVATWGGLAWLATTGRIALALAATAVVAVQTTLAALSQVIVNGAALFHTSLYLSDMQAFLDDAEARAPKRGPLAIAAPVEVIRLEEAVYQYPGKDAPAVDSVSLTLRRGEILAIVGVNGSGKSTLTRLITGIYLADKGRVTWNGSDLAETDPATVWQQTGLVPQIFAQWPLRVRENVTLGQPRTQDDGPVWDAVDAVGMREAVEDLPAGLDSLLAREIFGGAELSGGQWQRLACSRVLYRRPSLLILDEPTSQMDPRGEHQVFEQIKTIAADRITIVVTHRLENTKIADHIIVMEHGQITEQGCYDDLVHAGGTFAELLELSQDR; encoded by the coding sequence ATGTCGTGGCGTATCGACCGACGGGCGGTGCTGTTCCTTTTGGCCTGTCCCGTGGTCACCGGTGCCGCGGCGGCGGTGCTCCTGGCGGCGACGGCCCGCGCGATGCGCCCGCTTTTCGGTACGGGAGCCGTCGCCGACCGGCTGCACGAGGCCCTGCCGGCGCTGGTCGTTGTCGGTGTCGCTGCCGCGGTGACCCGCGTGGCGACCATCGTGGCCACGTACGCGGAGCGCCGCATCACCCCCCGGCTCACCACCGAGACGGACACCGCTCTGGTGGCAGCGGTCTGCAGGGTCGAGGCATCGGCGTACGCGGTCGATGGCTTCTCCGACCGGCAGGAGGCCGCGGAGATGGGCGTGATCCGGACCCATGTGATGGTCGCCGACGCCCAGCGGTTCCTCTCGGCACTGGTCAGGATGGTCACGGCCGCGGGAGCACTCAGCGTGCTCAACCCGCTGATGCTGCCACTGCTCCTGCTCGCCGTGCTCCCGGCGGGCGTCGGCGCGGTGCTCACCGCGCGCGTCGACTACGAGATCCACTACGCGAACATCGCCGACCGCAACGTCCGCGGCATGATGCGCTGGTGGTCCACGTCGTCGAAGTACGGTGACGAGGTCCGCGCGAACTCGATGACGGACTACCTGCTGTTCTGGTACCGCTCCCTGTCCGACCGGTGCGACCGGCGGAACCTCGCCGCAGCTCCGCGCACGCTACGGATCCAACTCCTCTCCTCCTTCGTCGCCGGCATCTTCCTCGTCGCGACCTGGGGAGGACTCGCCTGGCTCGCCACCACCGGCCGTATCGCGCTCGCGCTCGCCGCGACGGCCGTCGTCGCTGTGCAGACCACCCTCGCCGCCCTCTCCCAGGTGATCGTCAACGGCGCGGCCCTGTTCCACACCAGCCTCTACCTGTCCGACATGCAGGCGTTCCTGGACGACGCGGAGGCGCGAGCGCCCAAGCGCGGGCCGCTGGCGATCGCCGCACCCGTGGAGGTGATCCGGCTCGAGGAGGCCGTCTACCAGTACCCGGGAAAGGACGCACCGGCCGTCGACAGCGTCTCCCTCACCCTGCGCCGCGGTGAGATTCTGGCGATCGTCGGCGTCAACGGCTCCGGCAAGTCGACCCTCACCCGCCTCATCACCGGGATCTATCTCGCCGACAAGGGCCGCGTCACCTGGAACGGCAGCGACCTCGCCGAGACCGACCCGGCCACCGTCTGGCAGCAGACCGGACTGGTCCCCCAGATCTTCGCCCAATGGCCCCTGCGCGTCCGCGAGAACGTGACCCTCGGGCAGCCTCGCACCCAGGACGACGGCCCGGTGTGGGACGCCGTCGACGCCGTCGGCATGCGCGAGGCCGTCGAGGACCTCCCCGCCGGACTCGACTCCCTCCTCGCCCGCGAGATCTTCGGCGGCGCGGAACTGTCCGGCGGACAGTGGCAGCGCCTCGCCTGCTCACGAGTCCTCTACCGCCGCCCGTCCCTGCTGATCCTGGACGAGCCCACCTCCCAGATGGACCCGCGCGGCGAGCACCAGGTCTTCGAACAGATCAAAACCATCGCCGCCGACCGCATCACCATCGTGGTCACCCACCGCCTGGAGAACACCAAGATCGCCGACCACATCATCGTGATGGAGCACGGCCAGATCACCGAACAGGGCTGCTACGACGACCTCGTTCACGCCGGCGGAACCTTCGCCGAGCTGCTGGAACTCTCCCAGGACCGCTGA
- a CDS encoding bifunctional class I SAM-dependent methyltransferase/NUDIX hydrolase — MPNFATQNLDTWTTYGAHQLARNIALPELDGWAWDIPGAGPGVEVLGDVKGLRVLDLGSGLGRHAARIAALGATVTAVDSSPTQHQRAATRYPDTPGLHLVCADAVAHLRDTQPYDLIYSVSGVPFTDPRRLLPALANGLRPGGRFVFSALHTNSHGAGPSASVVARQEVLRLPRTTEDHSVHMWVLAPQLWEDLLVEHGLILDSVTAIDAPQPDTPVSYRLYMARRPERVPSRPRTTAPPPPNTALGVGVIVHGPDGVLLGRHRRGTYELAGGSVEPGETFAEAAVRELAEEAGLQADPGDVQVLGTLLDRVGDVVRLTVPVLVTTWSGVPHEREEAIGAWRFWPLDALPQPLFVPSSQCLTAWNPALPLDHPTALFQPYRSAGRASSTG; from the coding sequence ATGCCGAACTTCGCGACACAGAATCTGGACACCTGGACCACGTACGGCGCCCACCAACTCGCCAGGAACATCGCCCTGCCCGAACTCGACGGGTGGGCCTGGGACATCCCGGGTGCCGGCCCCGGCGTCGAGGTCCTCGGCGACGTGAAGGGGCTGCGCGTGCTCGACCTCGGCAGCGGACTCGGCCGGCACGCCGCCCGCATAGCCGCCCTGGGCGCGACCGTCACCGCCGTGGACTCCTCCCCCACCCAGCACCAGCGTGCCGCCACCCGCTACCCCGACACACCCGGCCTCCACCTCGTCTGCGCCGACGCCGTCGCCCACCTGCGCGACACCCAACCGTACGACCTCATCTACTCGGTCAGCGGCGTGCCCTTCACGGACCCGCGCCGGCTCCTGCCCGCACTGGCCAACGGACTCCGGCCCGGCGGGCGCTTCGTTTTCAGCGCGCTGCACACCAACTCCCACGGGGCCGGTCCCTCGGCCTCCGTGGTCGCACGGCAGGAGGTTCTGCGGCTCCCCAGAACCACCGAGGACCACTCCGTGCACATGTGGGTCCTCGCGCCGCAGCTGTGGGAGGACCTCCTCGTCGAGCACGGCCTCATCCTGGACTCGGTCACGGCGATCGACGCCCCGCAGCCGGACACCCCTGTCTCGTACCGGCTGTACATGGCCCGCCGACCGGAGCGGGTCCCGAGCCGTCCCCGTACGACAGCACCTCCGCCGCCGAACACGGCCCTCGGGGTCGGCGTGATCGTTCACGGCCCGGACGGTGTTCTCCTGGGCCGCCACCGACGCGGCACCTACGAGCTGGCCGGCGGATCCGTGGAGCCCGGCGAGACGTTCGCCGAGGCCGCGGTGCGAGAACTCGCCGAGGAAGCCGGCCTCCAGGCGGACCCAGGCGACGTGCAGGTGCTCGGCACGCTCCTCGACCGCGTGGGCGACGTGGTCCGGCTGACGGTTCCCGTCCTGGTCACCACCTGGAGCGGCGTCCCGCACGAGCGGGAGGAGGCCATCGGAGCCTGGCGGTTCTGGCCCCTGGACGCGCTTCCGCAGCCGCTGTTCGTGCCCAGCAGCCAGTGCTTGACGGCCTGGAATCCGGCTCTTCCGCTCGATCACCCCACCGCCTTGTTCCAGCCCTACCGCAGCGCCGGGCGTGCTTCCTCCACCGGCTAA
- a CDS encoding LysR family transcriptional regulator yields MLEKLELEAFLTLAEELHFGRTAKRLHVTTGRISQIIRRLERRVGGPLFERNSRKVTLTALGKQLRDDLRPAYDQIAAGLAQAIATTRGVRIKGVVRVGFTAPWCGNLVVKAADLFRARHPDSVVEIEEIQLVDPLGRMRANEVDLQLTEFPIDEPDIVQGPLMFAEPRGLLVPVDHPFAGMEAVSLEDLGDATLVTIASEHVPEYWMDHYFPRRTPSGRPITQGPATQFWPEVLVHVSMGVGVSTVALRAKDFHSRPGLSFVPLRDAPPIDYGFLWPRTGLSPVASAYLDIVHELATPVR; encoded by the coding sequence ATGCTGGAAAAGCTGGAGCTCGAAGCGTTTCTCACACTCGCCGAGGAGCTGCACTTCGGGCGCACCGCCAAGCGCCTGCACGTCACGACCGGGCGGATCAGCCAGATCATCCGCAGGCTCGAACGCCGCGTCGGCGGACCGCTGTTCGAACGCAACAGCCGCAAGGTGACGCTGACCGCGCTGGGCAAGCAGCTGCGCGACGACCTGCGCCCCGCGTACGACCAGATCGCCGCCGGGCTGGCGCAGGCGATCGCGACGACGCGCGGTGTGCGCATCAAGGGCGTGGTACGTGTCGGCTTTACCGCGCCGTGGTGCGGCAACCTGGTCGTCAAGGCCGCCGACCTGTTCCGCGCGCGCCATCCGGACAGCGTGGTGGAGATCGAGGAGATCCAGCTCGTCGACCCGCTCGGCCGCATGCGGGCCAACGAGGTGGACCTGCAGCTCACCGAGTTCCCCATCGACGAGCCCGACATCGTCCAGGGGCCGCTGATGTTCGCCGAGCCGCGCGGGCTGCTGGTGCCCGTGGACCACCCCTTCGCCGGCATGGAGGCCGTCTCGCTGGAAGACCTCGGCGACGCAACGCTGGTCACGATCGCCTCGGAACACGTCCCCGAGTACTGGATGGACCACTACTTCCCGCGAAGAACCCCGTCGGGCCGGCCGATCACGCAGGGGCCGGCGACCCAGTTCTGGCCCGAGGTGCTGGTCCACGTCAGCATGGGGGTCGGCGTCAGCACGGTGGCGCTGCGCGCCAAGGACTTCCACTCCCGCCCGGGCCTGTCCTTCGTCCCGCTGCGCGACGCCCCACCGATCGACTACGGCTTCCTGTGGCCGCGCACCGGCCTGAGCCCAGTCGCCTCGGCCTACCTCGACATCGTGCACGAGCTCGCCACCCCCGTCCGCTGA
- a CDS encoding dihydrofolate reductase family protein, whose amino-acid sequence MSKVVVVTYITMDGVVEDPAWTGPFWNDEHAKYQNGQLRASRALLLGRATYESFAEAWAPRDESDEFTARMNSIPKYVATTTLQTATWNAAIIDGDVIEQVAKLKAEPGADLLVYGSVTLVNKLIEHDMVDELKLFLHPVTLGSGKRLFADGLTPKTWTLAGTQSFSSGALVLDYRPAPPA is encoded by the coding sequence ATGAGCAAGGTTGTTGTGGTCACGTACATCACAATGGACGGCGTAGTCGAGGACCCCGCCTGGACCGGCCCGTTCTGGAACGACGAGCACGCCAAGTATCAGAACGGCCAACTGCGCGCGAGCCGCGCCTTGCTGTTGGGGCGAGCGACCTACGAGAGCTTCGCCGAGGCGTGGGCTCCGCGTGACGAGTCGGACGAGTTCACCGCGCGGATGAACAGCATCCCCAAGTACGTCGCCACCACCACGCTGCAGACGGCGACCTGGAACGCGGCGATCATCGACGGAGACGTCATCGAACAGGTGGCCAAGCTCAAGGCCGAGCCGGGTGCTGACCTGTTGGTCTACGGCAGCGTCACGCTCGTCAACAAGCTCATCGAGCACGACATGGTCGACGAGCTCAAGTTGTTCCTCCACCCTGTGACCCTCGGCAGCGGCAAGCGCCTGTTCGCGGACGGCCTCACCCCGAAGACCTGGACGCTCGCGGGCACCCAGTCCTTCAGCTCGGGGGCGCTCGTCCTCGACTACCGCCCGGCACCGCCGGCCTGA
- a CDS encoding serine hydrolase domain-containing protein, with the protein MGTSKSGFSDAGLRRLREVLARHVESKKIPGLVALVSRGGQTHVEAIGTMRHDGGLPMRRDTIFRMASTSKPVTMAAAMILLDECRLRLDDPVDQWLPELADRRVLKRPDGPLDDTVPAQRPITVRHLLTSTFGLGVDFESMASPIRAATFERLDYSVASGPAPEPDEWMRRLGELPLQYQPGVRWQYDLSNEVVGVLVSRVTGLSLETFLRERILDPLGMKDTAFHVPADKTDRLPPLYGPDPQTGEFIVWDEAAGGRSSVPPAFQGAGGGLVSTADDYHAYFQMLLNHGMHGSERILSRAAVELMTTNRLSPEQLAAREAMFSNVAHLSSGQGSNGGWGFGMAVRTYRGDYAPIGQFGWFGGTGTTAYADRTNQLTGVLLTQVGLSTPDSPRAMNDFWTTLYQAID; encoded by the coding sequence ATGGGAACAAGCAAGAGCGGCTTCTCCGACGCAGGCCTGCGCCGACTGCGCGAGGTGCTGGCACGGCATGTCGAGTCCAAGAAGATTCCCGGCCTTGTCGCCCTGGTCAGCCGCGGCGGCCAGACGCACGTCGAAGCGATCGGGACGATGCGTCATGACGGTGGCTTGCCGATGCGCCGGGACACGATCTTCCGGATGGCATCCACGTCCAAACCGGTCACGATGGCGGCGGCGATGATCCTGCTCGACGAGTGCCGGCTGCGGCTGGACGATCCGGTGGATCAGTGGCTGCCCGAACTTGCCGACCGCCGGGTGTTGAAGCGGCCCGACGGACCGCTGGACGACACCGTGCCGGCGCAGCGGCCGATCACCGTACGGCACCTGCTGACCTCCACGTTCGGGCTCGGAGTGGACTTCGAGTCGATGGCTTCCCCGATCAGGGCCGCGACCTTCGAGCGTCTCGACTACAGCGTGGCATCCGGGCCGGCGCCCGAGCCGGACGAGTGGATGCGCCGCCTCGGCGAGCTGCCGCTGCAGTACCAGCCCGGAGTGCGGTGGCAGTACGACCTCAGCAACGAGGTAGTCGGTGTGCTTGTCTCCAGGGTCACGGGACTGTCGTTGGAGACGTTCCTGCGTGAACGCATCCTCGATCCGCTGGGGATGAAGGACACCGCATTCCACGTGCCCGCCGACAAGACCGACCGACTGCCGCCCCTGTACGGGCCCGACCCGCAGACCGGCGAGTTCATCGTGTGGGACGAGGCGGCAGGGGGAAGGTCCAGCGTGCCTCCCGCGTTCCAGGGCGCCGGCGGCGGGCTGGTCTCCACCGCCGACGACTACCACGCCTACTTCCAGATGCTGCTGAACCACGGGATGCACGGGAGTGAACGGATTTTGTCCCGGGCCGCCGTCGAGCTGATGACCACCAACCGCCTCTCGCCCGAGCAACTAGCCGCCCGGGAGGCCATGTTCAGCAACGTCGCCCACCTGTCGTCCGGCCAGGGGTCGAACGGCGGCTGGGGCTTCGGGATGGCGGTACGCACCTATCGCGGCGACTACGCGCCCATCGGCCAGTTCGGCTGGTTCGGCGGTACCGGCACCACCGCCTACGCAGACAGGACCAACCAGCTCACAGGAGTCCTGCTCACCCAGGTCGGACTGTCCACCCCGGACTCTCCGCGTGCCATGAACGACTTCTGGACCACGCTCTACCAGGCCATCGACTGA